Within Xanthomonas theicola, the genomic segment AGCGCGCGCGGCGCACGTTGCTGGAGACGCGGTTGATGCAGTACGCACAATAAAAGAACACGCAGAAGTTTGGTCAGCAGGATCTGCAGCAGCGACACGCAGCGGCCATCGGGCGTGTACGAGTGGCAGATGCCCATGCCCTCGGTGCTGCCGATGCCGCCGCTGCGCAGCGAATGCCGCTTGTCCGCGCTGCTGGAGGCGCAGGACGCGTCGTATTTGGCCGCGTCGGCGAGCACGGCGAGCTTTTCCAGGGTATTCACCCGCCGACGATGCCCGCTTGCCGGCTCAGCCGGTGAGACGGCAGGCGCGAGCGCTTGTACCGCGATGAATCGCTCCGGCCGGTGCCGCGCGCCACTCCGGCTCAGGCCGCAGCGCGCGACGCCCGCCCGTCGAACCGGTACAGCTCCATCGCCAGCACCCCGGCGTCGATGCCGGCATCGATGCGCTGCGCGCCCAGTCCGTCCCCGCCGGCCGCGCCCATGGCGAAGTAGATCGGCAGCCAGTGCTCGTCGGTCGGATGCGCGCGCTCGGCGAACGGCGCCTGCCGCCGGTAGTCGAGCAGGGCCGGCAGGTCCTCGCGCAGCAGCGCCTGCTCCACCCAGTCCACGAACGGACGCACATACGGCGCATTCTTGCCGTCGGCGTAGCGGCCTAAGTCGTGCAGGTTGTGGGTGATGCTGCCCGAGCCGACCAGCAGCACGCCGTCCTCGCGCAGCGGCGCCAGCGCGCGGCCCATCGCCAGCTGGTGCGCCGGGCCCAGTTCCGGCTGGATCGACAACGGCAGCACCGGGATGTCGGCCTGCGGGTACAGCAGCGACAGCGGCACCCACACGCCGTGGTCCAGGCCGCGGCGCTCGTCCACGAGCGGCTGCAGGCCGGCGCGTGCGAGCCGCTCGGCGACCTCGCGCGCCAGCGCCGGCGCGCCCGGCGCCGGGTACTGCATCTCGTGCAGCTGGCGCGGGAAGCCGCCGAAATCGTGGAGGGTCGGCGGCGGCGCGGCGGCGCCGACCAACGGTTGCCGCGCCAGCCAGTGCGCGGACGCCACCACGATCGCGCGCGGGTGCGGCAGCGTCGCCGCCAGTTCGGCCAGCCGCGCGCCGACCAGGCCTGGATACAACGCAGTCATCGGCGAGCCGTGCGAGACGTACAGCGAAGGCAGACGGGACATGGCGCAGTTCTCCAGTGACGATGGACGGTGCCTGCGGCGGCGGCAGGCGTACAGGGTATTCCCGGCGCCAGGGGAGATAAATCACTCCCCCACCGGATATCTATTCCGGAAACGAAACGATGGACACACTGGAGACGATGCGCGTGTCCGTCACCGTGGTCGATCACAACGGCTTCAACGCCGACGCCGCGATGGGCATGTCCACCGCCAGCGTCACCCGACAGGTGGCGTGGCTGGAGAAGCCGCTGGGCTTGCGGCTGCTCAACCGCACCACCGGCCGGGTCAGCCAGCGCAGCGTCGGCGCCGCCTATTACCAACGCTGCCAGGTGCTGCTGGCCGAATTCGACGACATGGAGACGGCGGCCGGCGAGCAGGCGCTGACGCGGTCCGGCACGCTGCGGATCAACGCGCCCTTCAACGTCGGCATCGCCCGGCTCGGCCCGCGCCTGACCGGCTACCGGGCGTGCTATCCGCAGGTGACGCCGGACCTGTCGCTGCCGGATCGGATGGTGGACCTCGTCGAGGAAGGCTAGGACATGGCGATCCGCATCACCCTCCAGGTCACGCCGGCGCTGATCGCGCGCGAGCTCGGCCAAGCGCAGATCCATCTGTACGCCGCGCCGACCTACCTTCGCCACGCCGGCACGCCGCGCCTGGCCGCCGACATCGCGGCCACGCGTTCCTGACCGACAGCTACATGCCGCTCGACAAGATCTTCTTGCACGGCGGCGACGGCAAGACCCGGGAGCGGGTGCGCGGCGGCCTGCACGCCAACAGCGGCGACGTGCTGCGCGAGGCCGCCGTGGCCGGCATGGGCATGGTCCTGCAGCCGGACTTCATCGTGCAAGAGGCGCTGCAGGACGGCCGCCTGGTGCGCGAGCTGCCCACCACCAGCTCGCGCCGATCGGCGTCTACGCGGTCTATGCCGGCCGCAGCCACCTGGCGCCGAAGGTGCGCAGCTGCATCGACTACCTGGCCAAGGTCGGCATCGAGCACGAGCGGCGCGGCGGCGGCGCCTTGAACCGGGATGCCGGGCCGGCGCAGCGCAGGCACCGGTCGGACACAACATCCCGCGCGTGGCGCTGATCCAGGCGGCGGCGCATGCGCACAATGCCCGCGCTTGGCCCCTTCCCTCGTTCCAGGAGTCCACCCATGAGCAAGATCGCGATCGTCTATTTCAGCGGCTATGGCCACACCGCCAAACAAGCCGAGACCGTGCACGCCGGCGCCGCCAGCGTCGGCGAGGCCACGTTGTACCGGATCGACCAGGACGGCAACCTGGCCGACGCCGCCTGGGAGGCGATCGGCCAGGCCGATGCGATCGTCTACGGCAGTCCGACCTACATGGGCGGCCCGGCCTGGCAGTTCAAGAAATTCGCTGATGCCAGCTCCAAGCCATGGTTCTCGCAGGCGTGGAAAGACAAGATCGCCGCCGGCTTCACCAACTCGGCCTCGATCAACGGCGACAAGTTCGCCACCATCGAATACTTCTGGACCCTGTCGCAGCAGCACGGCCAGATCTGGGTCGGCACCGGCCTGCTGCCGGCCAACACCAAGGCGCACGGCCCGGCCGACGTGAACTGGACCGCCGGTTCGGGCGGCGCGCTGGCGATCTCGCCCTCGGATGCCTCGCCGGAGGAAGCGCCGCGCGCCGGCGACCTGGAAACCGCCAGGCTGCTCGGCAAGCGCGTGGCAGAGTTCGCCGGCAGATTCAAGGGCTGAGTCGCATCCCTGGCGGCGCAGCGGCAGCCGCCTCCTGCGCGGCGGCGCCGGCCTACCGAGCCGGCGCCGCTGCGAACGGCCACCGTCGCCTCGACCAGATGCGCCGCCCACGCCGGCGCACGCCGCCCGCAGGGCCACAATGGTCTTGCCGCGCCGTGCGCCGACAGCGGGCCCTCCACTTCCGCACGCAAGTCGCTGCCAGTGCGGAGCAGCCTGCAGGTCCAGGCGCGGCGGCGGCGAAAATCGTCTTGCGCGACAGACCAGTCAAAGGCTGCAGGACGGACAATGTCCGCGGCTCGACGTCCCCCCGATTTTGAGTAGCGCCCCGGTTTCGAGTTCAATCCCCCGCGAGAAGGAGATTGGACGTGAAGAGGCGTTTTTCCGAAGAACAGATCATTGGCTTGCTGCGTGAGGTAGAGGCAGGCATGCCGGTCAAGGACCTGTGCCGCAAGCACGGCTTCAGCGAGGCATCGTACTCTTTCTGGCGAAGCAAGTTCGGCGGCATGAGCGTGCCGGAGGCTAAGCGGCTGAAGGACCTGAAGTTGGAGAACGGCCGCCTGAAGAAGCTGCTGGCCGAGCAGCTTCTGGAAAATGAGGTCGTCAAGGAAGCC encodes:
- a CDS encoding DODA-type extradiol aromatic ring-opening family dioxygenase; its protein translation is MSRLPSLYVSHGSPMTALYPGLVGARLAELAATLPHPRAIVVASAHWLARQPLVGAAAPPPTLHDFGGFPRQLHEMQYPAPGAPALAREVAERLARAGLQPLVDERRGLDHGVWVPLSLLYPQADIPVLPLSIQPELGPAHQLAMGRALAPLREDGVLLVGSGSITHNLHDLGRYADGKNAPYVRPFVDWVEQALLREDLPALLDYRRQAPFAERAHPTDEHWLPIYFAMGAAGGDGLGAQRIDAGIDAGVLAMELYRFDGRASRAAA
- a CDS encoding flavodoxin family protein — protein: MSKIAIVYFSGYGHTAKQAETVHAGAASVGEATLYRIDQDGNLADAAWEAIGQADAIVYGSPTYMGGPAWQFKKFADASSKPWFSQAWKDKIAAGFTNSASINGDKFATIEYFWTLSQQHGQIWVGTGLLPANTKAHGPADVNWTAGSGGALAISPSDASPEEAPRAGDLETARLLGKRVAEFAGRFKG